One stretch of Rosistilla oblonga DNA includes these proteins:
- a CDS encoding DUF1501 domain-containing protein, whose amino-acid sequence MNSPFDPTTSLLSRRSILRSAGGGFGMLGLTDLLSQDASASSNAEKLGLPHFPAKAKRVIFLFMSGGPSQLDTFDPKPDLHKYEGQRPAAVDIRTERPTSGLSASPVKFTPAGESGIPFPEYFPRLAKHADEMAIIRSMYTDNPNHAPALCLMNLGAMTPTRPSVGSWLTYGLGSENQDLPGYLALCPGLPVVGPKLWGNAFLPGEFQGTYIHTKKTSPEAMIPHLRNTELSPKLQKEQLDLVAAINRQHMEQRTDAVDLETRISSMELAYRMQFEAMEAFDISRETQATRDAYGSSEFAESCLLARRLSEHGVRMVQVYYGNRQPWDTHSNHQKLNGKLCKDIDGPIAQLLTDLKQRDLLDETLVVWGGEFGRTPTVEGGSGRDHNPYGFSMWMAGGGIKGGTIHGATDDFGFRAVQDKVHVHDLHATIMHLMGIDHQKLTYHYSGRDFRLTDVHGEVVHNIIA is encoded by the coding sequence ATGAATTCCCCGTTCGATCCAACAACTTCGTTGCTCTCACGACGCTCCATTTTACGCTCCGCCGGCGGCGGGTTTGGAATGTTGGGACTAACCGATTTGTTGTCCCAAGATGCGAGTGCCAGCAGCAATGCGGAGAAGCTTGGGCTGCCGCACTTTCCTGCTAAAGCTAAACGCGTGATCTTTTTGTTCATGAGCGGTGGACCATCGCAGTTGGACACCTTCGATCCCAAACCGGATCTACACAAATACGAAGGACAGCGCCCGGCAGCTGTCGATATCCGGACAGAGCGACCGACATCGGGACTGTCGGCGTCGCCCGTCAAGTTCACGCCGGCGGGTGAGTCGGGGATCCCGTTCCCCGAGTACTTTCCTCGGTTGGCCAAACATGCCGATGAGATGGCAATTATCCGGTCGATGTACACCGATAATCCAAACCACGCTCCCGCCCTTTGTCTGATGAATCTGGGGGCGATGACGCCGACGCGGCCAAGCGTCGGATCGTGGTTGACGTATGGATTGGGAAGCGAAAACCAAGACTTGCCTGGGTACCTTGCGCTTTGTCCTGGCTTGCCCGTCGTCGGTCCCAAGCTGTGGGGAAATGCGTTTCTTCCCGGTGAGTTTCAGGGCACCTACATCCATACAAAAAAGACGTCGCCCGAAGCGATGATTCCTCATCTGCGGAACACCGAACTGTCGCCGAAGTTACAGAAGGAACAATTGGACTTGGTGGCTGCGATCAATCGCCAACACATGGAACAGCGAACCGATGCGGTCGATCTGGAGACGCGGATCTCCTCGATGGAGCTGGCCTATCGGATGCAGTTCGAAGCGATGGAAGCCTTCGATATCTCGCGGGAAACTCAGGCGACGCGGGATGCCTATGGAAGCAGTGAATTTGCCGAATCGTGCCTGCTCGCCCGACGGCTCAGCGAACATGGTGTGCGGATGGTGCAGGTTTATTATGGCAACCGTCAGCCTTGGGATACGCATTCCAACCACCAGAAACTCAACGGCAAACTGTGCAAAGATATCGATGGACCGATCGCACAACTGCTGACCGATCTCAAGCAACGCGACTTGTTAGACGAAACGCTGGTCGTATGGGGTGGCGAATTTGGCCGCACGCCGACTGTCGAGGGTGGCAGCGGACGCGATCACAATCCGTATGGATTTTCGATGTGGATGGCCGGAGGTGGAATCAAGGGTGGGACGATACATGGAGCCACCGATGATTTCGGTTTCCGTGCAGTCCAAGATAAGGTGCATGTGCATGATCTGCACGCAACCATTATGCATCTGATGGGCATTGACCATCAGAAGCTAACCTATCACTATTCCGGGCGAGACTTCCGGTTGACCGATGTGCATGGTGAAGTGGTTCATAACATCATCGCATAG
- a CDS encoding mandelate racemase/muconate lactonizing enzyme family protein has translation MQITKIETAIPDQIMPGLLLLRIHTSDGIVGCGETYYAPESVASMLHDWMHHHLLGENPLDIERHWRFLYERTTNFGSRGAELRAISAIDLALWDILGQVTKMPVWQLLGGRVQDSIPTYNSCGGPSYGGKTEDSSGHIWPGHGPMGNQGPLNDYWSIVHEPVQLAEELISEGYTALKTWSTDFAAHKTNGPLHVSLMDVEKAVEPFRKIREALGNKIELILDGHGFFQLPMALRLAQHLREFDLLWAEDLLRVDSIDTLADFRDKAGIPLAVSEMFSGPDDFRLTLEKRAADYVMIDPTWVGGISQTRNITRLAQFYNVPVVMHDCTGPLTLLSGVQVAATSNNVAWQESVRAHVRMLYPKLIDTEVTIEKGRITVPERAGIGAAWQPELFQSGQGQHRITSL, from the coding sequence ATGCAGATAACAAAAATCGAAACCGCAATTCCCGACCAGATCATGCCGGGCTTGCTGTTGTTGCGAATCCATACCAGCGATGGGATCGTCGGTTGCGGCGAGACCTATTACGCTCCCGAATCGGTCGCCAGCATGTTGCACGATTGGATGCACCATCATCTGCTGGGCGAGAACCCGTTGGATATCGAACGGCACTGGCGGTTTCTGTACGAACGGACGACTAACTTTGGATCGCGCGGTGCCGAACTGCGAGCCATCTCGGCGATCGATCTCGCCCTCTGGGACATCCTTGGGCAAGTCACCAAAATGCCGGTCTGGCAACTGTTGGGCGGCCGTGTCCAGGATTCGATCCCGACTTACAACAGCTGTGGCGGTCCTTCGTATGGTGGCAAAACAGAGGATAGTTCCGGCCATATTTGGCCCGGCCATGGACCGATGGGGAACCAGGGGCCACTGAACGATTATTGGTCGATCGTTCATGAACCGGTTCAATTGGCGGAGGAGTTGATCAGCGAAGGTTACACGGCGCTGAAGACCTGGTCGACCGACTTCGCTGCTCACAAAACCAACGGTCCGCTGCACGTTTCGCTGATGGATGTGGAGAAGGCTGTCGAGCCGTTCCGCAAGATTCGCGAAGCGTTGGGAAACAAGATCGAGCTGATTCTCGATGGGCATGGTTTCTTCCAGCTGCCGATGGCGCTTCGACTCGCCCAACACCTGCGTGAATTCGACCTGCTGTGGGCCGAGGATCTGTTGCGTGTCGATTCGATCGACACCTTAGCCGACTTCCGCGACAAAGCCGGAATCCCGTTGGCCGTGAGCGAGATGTTCAGCGGCCCCGATGATTTCCGATTGACGCTGGAAAAGCGTGCCGCGGATTATGTGATGATCGATCCGACTTGGGTTGGTGGGATCTCGCAAACGCGCAACATCACTCGCCTGGCCCAGTTCTACAACGTGCCGGTCGTGATGCACGATTGCACCGGGCCGCTGACGTTGTTGTCGGGCGTACAAGTTGCCGCGACATCGAACAACGTGGCTTGGCAGGAAAGCGTGCGAGCCCATGTGCGAATGCTGTATCCGAAGTTGATCGATACGGAAGTCACGATCGAAAAGGGAAGGATCACCGTTCCCGAGCGAGCTGGAATCGGAGCCGCTTGGCAACCCGAACTGTTCCAAAGCGGCCAGGGTCAACATCGCATCACCAGCCTTTGA